A genomic region of Manihot esculenta cultivar AM560-2 chromosome 15, M.esculenta_v8, whole genome shotgun sequence contains the following coding sequences:
- the LOC122721974 gene encoding F-box protein SKIP5-like — NLKLPPTFPSFTAKCIHRPPPSTVRRHRPSTTELILSINIHGLTEIGTWVQPLGRSLPCSSNVHRHQKIGGGEAPDETTLLCSRGSDSALEFLSTCKLANLTVKAELGCCLLHRSGRLTIDGCILQCESNPLDYLSCPIVTTAGGSEIFSYSVKTSCDGVSVSQTRIEGGSKAVVTSGKLALQRVRVICSRTCVYFWFDVEDN; from the exons AATCTGAAGTTGCCTCCAACCTTTCCGTCGTTCACTGCCAAGTGCATCCATCGTCCGCCGCCATCAACGGTTCGCCGCCATCGACCGTCGACAACGGAGCTTATTCTCAGCATCAATATCCACGGGCTCACTGAAATCGGAACTTGGGTCCAACCTCTCGGCCGTTCACTGCCCTGTTCATCCAATGTCCACCGCCATCAAAAG ATTGGTGGAGGTGAGGCTCCTGATGAAACAACACTCTTGTGTTCCCGAGGTTCAGACAG TGCATTGGAGTTCCTGTCCACTTGCAAATTGGCGAACCTAACAGTGAAGGCAGAGCTTGGTTGTTGCTTGCTTCATAGAAGTGGAAGGCTAACTATAGATGGCTGCATCCTTCAATGTGAGTCAAACCCTTTGGACTATCTCTCATGCCCAATCGTGACTACAGCTGGGGGGAGTGAGATTTTCTCCTACTCTGTGAAGACTAGTTGTGATGGTGTTTCTGTTTCTCAAACTCGGATAGAAGGGGGTTCCAAGGCTGTTGTTACAAGTGGGAAGCTGGCTTTGCAGCGAGTTCGAGTCATCTGTTCTCGAACTTGTGTTTATTTCTGGTTTGATGTAGAAGATAACTGA